In the Paraburkholderia acidisoli genome, CGTTACCCCGAGTCGTTGTTCGCGGGTTCGATCACGCTGCTCGAAGGCGTGCTGCAATTCATCAACGAAGCGCATCAGCTCGGCCAGGCGCCGGGACGTTTGATGACCTTCGACGACCATCGTCTGCTCGACTGTCTGCCGCTGCGCATCGACGCCGTGGTGCAGGACAGCCGCGAACTCGCCGCGCATAGCCTGCGCTGCGTGTTCTCGCTGCTCGACGGCGAGGCGCCGCCCGAATCGCGCGAAGTGCCCGCGCATATTCACTACCGGCAGCGCGGCGAAGTGCGCAGCTGAGCGCCGTCAGGCGCGCTCGCCACGCGGCAAACGCTTCAGTCCCAAACCGGCGCCAGGCCCGCCGGGCTCACCTCGCGGCCGTTGCGTTCGAGCGCGGCCAGTTCCCGCATGTCCGCCTCGCTGAGCGCGAGTTGTTGCGCGAGCAGATTGCTCGCGAGGTTCTCGCGTTTCGTCGACGAGGGAATCACGCAATAGCCGAGTTGCAGCGCCCACGCGAGCGCGACCTGCGCGGGCGTCGCGCCATGACGCGCGGCAATCGCGCCGATCACCGGATCGCCGAGCACCTTGCCGTACGCGAGCGTCATGTACGAAGTGACCTGAATACCGGCGCCCTGCAAAAACGCCGCGAGCTTGCGGTTCTGCAGGTAAGGGCTCAACTCGATCTGGTTCGTTGCGATCTCGCCTTCGCCGACCACGTCGATCGCGCGCCGTGTCTGCTCGATGTTGAAGTTCGAGACGCCGATGGCGCGTGTGAGGCCCTTCGCTTTGGCCTGGGCGAGGGCGGCCATGAAGGTTTCGAGCGCCACGCCGTTGTCGGGCGCGGGCCAGTGGATCAGCGTGAGATCGACGGCGTCGGTGCGCAGCTTCGCGAGGCTTTCCTCGAGGCTCGGCGCGAGCTTGTCCGGCG is a window encoding:
- the dkgB gene encoding 2,5-didehydrogluconate reductase DkgB — its product is MNPVSSPVPAFGLGTFRLKGQVVVDSVRNALELGYRAIDTAQIYGNEAEVGAAIAASGVKRDELYLTTKIWVDHYAPDKLAPSLEESLAKLRTDAVDLTLIHWPAPDNGVALETFMAALAQAKAKGLTRAIGVSNFNIEQTRRAIDVVGEGEIATNQIELSPYLQNRKLAAFLQGAGIQVTSYMTLAYGKVLGDPVIGAIAARHGATPAQVALAWALQLGYCVIPSSTKRENLASNLLAQQLALSEADMRELAALERNGREVSPAGLAPVWD